The window ATTATCTAGTACTTTAACCTGAATTTTGATGTGAGGCGCATCCTCTTTTTGAAAACTTGTTGTTTTTTGGATGTCTGAAATGATGGCGCGCCATCCTGTTGCtgatgttttaaattattttacaaattacTCTATTTAACGTCTTTTTCCATGTTGGGTATGTTGTTTGATTTGGTGAGCCTTATATCTTTGGCGCGACGTACTGAGTTTAGGTCTTCCTCTTCTGCTGACTCTTTATCCAGTTCTTCAAGCTTATACCTTAGCATACCGCACTCTTATCTTTTCTTAAGGAGTCTGTACTGTACAAAATTTTTCCTTGATACTTTGTgttttttaagatatatatgaCCAAAGATGTGGCGCGCCCTACCTTTGCCCAGTTGTAGAATGCCAATTTCTCTGCTGACTTACTTTTTCTTTTAATCTCGTCTTATAAATTCTTGACATCCTGAAAACTTATTTGTCTTTAAAGCAGTAGACGGCCAAGTTGATAGTTATGAGGCGCGCCCCAAGATTGGGCGCCCCCTACTTTTGTAGGTAGCAGAGTCAGATAAAAtgcatcaatatatattatcatttacCAGGCGATTACAAAAGATGTTCTGCCCCATTTGGCGATTACACATTACTTCTATTGATAGTACTTCTTCAAATGCTCAGCATTCCATGTCCTGGAAATGGGCTCACCCTGCATGTCCTCCAAGTAGTATGCTCCTCCAAAGATCTCAGCTCGAATGCGGTAGGGTCCTTCCCAATTTGCACCAAACACTCCATGACCTGGCACTTTCATTCCTGGCATTATCTTGCGTAGCACTAAGTCTCCTATCTTGAATGGTCTAGGCTTGACTCGACTGTTAATGAACCGGGCTGTCCTTTGTTGATATGCTGCCAACCTGACTTGCGACTCCCTTCTGACTTCTTCCAGCGTATCCAAATGCAGCCTCTGATTGACCTCATTGGCCTCTTCCCGGAAGTGGTCTCTCCTGAAGGAACCTGCTCCGACCTCCACTGGAACCATTGCCTCACAGCCATAAGTCAACATGAATGGCGACTCCCCAGTGGTTGTTCTTGGCGTAGTGTTATATGACCATAGCACCATTGGAAGCTCCTCCGACCAATCTCCTTTCTTCTCTTCCAGCTTGGCTTTCAGCGTGTGTTTAAtgattttgttgattgcttcagTCTGCCCATTGCTTTGTGGATGGTACACAGCTGCAAAGTTTCTCCTTATATTCAGGTCATCACATAGCTTCTTCAATTCTCTGCTGTCAAATTGTTTCCCATTgtcagatattagtttgaatGGGATTCCAAATCTAAATACAATTGAATTAAATACAAAGCTCGTTATCTTCTTAGCAGTAATGGTTGCTAGAGGCGCGGCCTCGGCCCATTTTGTAAAGTAATCAACTGCCACTACTGCATACTTGACTCCTCCTTTGGCTTTTGGAAGCTCTCCAATGAGATCTATCCCCCACAACGCGAATGGCCATAGGCTGAGTAACGGAGTCAGACTCGCTGCAGGACGAGATGAATATGTGGCAAATCGCTGGCACTTGTCACATGCTTGCACAAACTTGCTTGCTTCACTTCTCATGATCGGCCAGTAGTATCCTTGCCGAAGGATCTTTAAAGCAAGtgaactaccccccgagtgattgccACATATTCCTTCATGTACTTCCCTTAAGATGTAATTACAATCTTCCCCTGCAATGCACTTCAGCAACGGCTGGTTGAACCCTCTTTTGTACAAGACACCATCATATATCACAAATCTCGCTGCTCTGTATCTGAGACTTCTGGCTTCCTTTACACTTTCAGGGAGCTGGCCATCCTGGATAAACTTAAGTATTGGTGTCATCCACGTGTCAACAACTTCATCCTCGACCTCCATCAGATCTTCTCTAAACCGAGTTATCTTCTGTACTTTTGATACACTTCTCTTCTCTTGGACACAGAACTCGATGGTCCCTAAGAGCTTGGTGTCCCTTCTAGAACTTGCTTTGGCCAATGCGTCAGCGCCCTCATTTTTCTCACGAGGAACCTTTTCCACGTGCACCTCCTTGAACTTCTTCACTAGTTCTTGCGTATGGGTCATGTACAAGTTCGTGCTCCAACCCCGAGCCAAGAACCCCCCGTTTACCTGGTGTACCACCAACATGGAGTCGCTATACACAATAAGGTTCCTAGCCCTCATCTCTATGGCCAGGGATAGGCCATTGATCACAGCTTCATACTATACATCATTATTGGTCACGGGGAACCCCAGGTGGATGGCGCTTAACAGTCGACACCCCCGGGGACTGACCAAAACTATCCTAACTCTAGCTCCATCTGAGTTGACAGCTCCATCGACATGTAAATTCCACCATGTGTCATCTTCCACCAAAAGACCATCAATGGGTTCAACGACTGGATTGTATGGCACTATTGCCCACTCCTGAGTGTCATCTTCAAATTCTAACAAGAAATCAGCCAGGGCTTGACCTTTGATAGTGGCTCTAGGCTTATAATCCAAATAAAACTGTCCTAGCTCAACAGCCCACTTCATCAGCCTTCATGTTGTTTCTGGCTTATGCATAATCTGACGTAGAGGATAAGAGGTTCTTACCTCTATCTTGTGTGCCTGAAAGTATGAACGAGGTTTCCTTGCCGCTAAGATCAAAGAATACACCAACTTTTCCATGCTAGTGTACCTTGTCTCAGCATCTTGTAGCCTCTTGCTAACATAGTATACTGGGAACTGGGCATCCTTTTCCTCCTTTACGAGAACATCACTGACAGAGTGTCTTGAAACGGCCAGGTATAAGATCAATGTTTCTCCTTCTACTGGCTTGGCCAAGAGAGGTGGCTTTCCCAACTGTTCCTTTATCTTTTGGAAGGCCTCTTCACATTCATCTGTCCATATGAACGTTTTCCCTGCATCTTTGATAGACTTAAAGAACTCTTTGCATCTATCCGAGGACTTGGACACAAATCTATTTATTGCTGCTATCCTTCCTGTCAGGCTCTGAACTTGCCTAACATTCTGAGGAGACTTCATATCAAGTAACGCCTTAATCTTCAAAGGGTTAGCCTCGATTCCTCGATGGTTTACCATGAATCCTAAGAATTTACCAGACTCTACTCCAAACACGCACTTCTGAGGATTCAGCTTCATTCGATATATCCTAAGTATGTCAAACATTTCAGCTAAATGTTGAATATGATCTTGCGCCTCCTTGGATTTGACcagcatgtcatccacatacacCTCCATAGTTTTGCCGATCTGCTCTTTAAACATCATATTCACAAGGCGTTGATAAGTTGCTCCGGCATTAATTAGCCCAAACGGTATCCCTATATAGCAATACAACCCTCTGTCTGTTATGACGAAGTATGTTCTTGATCTGGTCCATGCATGGGTATTTGATTGTATCCTGAATAGGCGTCCATAAAACTTAGCAAGGCGTGCCCTGCTGTGGCATCCACCAACTGATCTATCCTTGGGAGTGGAAAACTATCCTTTGGGCATGCCTTGTTTAGATCAGTGAAGTCAACATAGGTCCTCTATTTTCCATTGGGCTTCTTAACAAGGATTGGGTTAGCCAGCTATGTAGGGTAGAATGACTCTTTAATCAGCTTAGCGCCCAACAACCGATCGACTTCTTCCTTTAGTGCCTAAGCCCTTTCTCCACTAACAGGCCTTCTTTTCTATCTCATCCCTTTCTTGGTAGGATCAATGTTCAGGTGATGACTCATTACTTCTGGGTCTATCCCTATCATGTCGGCATGGCACCGAGCAAAAACATCCAGGTTGCTTCTCAAGAAACGGATAAGGTTCGCCTTCAACACTCCTTTTAGCTTGGAACCTATTCTTAATACATTGGCTTCCTTGGCTTCTCCAACCTGGATTTCAATTGTATCTTCAGCTGGGCCAGTCTTGGTTGACTCCAAGGGCAACCTTGGGTCTAGATCGGATTCTTCTTTGGTTCCAGACGTCTCCCCTTTTTCCCATATAGAGCAAGGCTTAAGTTCCGCATCCGAATCTACCTCCATCACTTCCTTCCCTTTTGCTCGCTATAGATTATCCTCTTCATCAGGGAACTGAACAATGTAAGTCATGTTGACTACCTCACTAGCGTTTGCATCAGCGGGTTCTTTCAGTGATCTACTCTTCTTGAAACCTTTGAGAGATTGAAGGTAACACTCTCTGGAGTCGTATTGGCACCCCCTTACGATTCCAATTCCCCCTGGTGTTGGGAATTTCATAGACAAGTGGTATATTGATGTGACCACTCTCATCTCTTTCAGTAGTGGTCGCCTAACAATGGCATTATGTGATGAGTCGTGATCCACAATCATGAAATCCATGACCTGGGAGTCCGAACATGTTCCTTCTCTTAGGGTTACTGGGAGTCGGATTGTCCTTTTCACTTTCACCGCTTCACCTCCAAACCCGTAGATATACACATCCTCAACTTTCATATCCTTGTCAGGGAGGCCCAACTTCTGGTAGGTGCTGTAATAGAGAATGTTGACTGAGCTACCGTTATCAACAAGTACCCGATGAACATTCATCGGACCAATGCGAAGGGCGATCATTAAAGCGTCATTGTGCGGGTGGTGAACCCATCTGGCATCCTCCTCTGAAAAAGTAATGTCAATAGCTTCTACTCTAAAGATCTTAGGAGGTCTAGATGACAAATTATGTACATTGGTAAGGGGCCTACCTTTAGCCTCCTTTGCATATATCTCCATAGCCTTGGTCCCATCACCAGCTAAATGTGGCCCTCCACAAATGACATGGATGCTCCCTTCCTTAACGAACTGGACATCTTCTTGCTTCCCCCTTTCTTGATCACCGGTATAGCCAAGTCCTCTCTTCTCTTTGGCTCGACTATCCCGTCGGGATCAGGCTTCACGAACTATCCATTCATTAAGGTGACCTTCTTTGATTAGCGATTCGATCTCTTCTTTGAGTTGCCTACATTCATGGGTGTCATGCTCGGTTGACTCGTGGTATTCACAGTACTTGTCCTTATTCTTGGCTTGCCAAGAATTTAGAGGTGCTGGTCTGCAGAAGAGTCCTTTGTCACGATTGACCTCGAAGATGTGGTCAATTGGTGCAGCTAGCGATGTCCAACGATCTCCTCTTTCTTCATGATCTCGGGGAGGCGTGTAGTTCCGTATGTAAGTGGTGTTAACCCGATTGGGACTTCGTCGCCTCCCCCTTTGTTCTGGACTCGGGGACCGGTCTCTCCTCTTTTGCCAGGCCTTAACGGGGCTTCTCTCATTCTTCCTACTCTCAGCCGGTGGTTGTTCGACATTTTTGTATGCCTCAGCCCTTGCATAAAGATCTGCCAAGGACTTGGGATCATTGCCCTGTAAGTGCTTCCAAAAGTCAGTACCTACTCGAAGCCCGACCACCAAGAAACTTTTCAATGTCTCATCCGTCGCCCCCCGAACATTAGATGATTCTGCATTAAAACGCTTGAAGTAAGCATGGAGAGTCTCTCCCTCCTTCTGCTTAATGTTTGCCAAAGTGGTTACTGGTGGAGCATACTTGACGGTAGGGCCGTCAGAAAAGTCTGAAAAATCCGATATTCGTCCGAAAAATCCGCATTCGTATCCGagataaagcggatattatccgtattcgaGACAAAAAGGATATTATCCGCATCCGAATCCGAcaattccggatacggatataggcatattcGTATCCGATAATATCCGAGtccgaaattaaatatatatgatattaaatattatatattattattattattattattcaataactatataatgtgtgtatgtatatatgtatccataaaataatatatttatataaattttgtataattttaaaatattatagacatatatcatcattttatttgagtttgatatttatagacatatatcatcattttatttgagtttgatattatagacatatatcatcattttattttatttacattaTTCTAATTCTAATGGTGGATGAAACAAAAGCCCCATGTGCCTATCCTCTCTTGATTTTTGGACAATCACTCCTTTTTCTCGTTTCTCACCAAAACAAAGAATGACGACGATCAACGCCATTTCGGTGTCGCTGTACGTCTACGTGTAGGCCGTGACTCAACGAACGACCTCTCTCTCTGTTACGGTTACGTCAAATTTCTCTCACCACAGGTGGGTATCATCATCTCCTCTTTTAtctatgttttattattttcttttgatttttaaattattaaattgacATGTATGTGATCCTTGAGTGTTCATGCATAGTGGTATTTGTCGATTAATTTTCGTGTTTTGTCAATTGGTGATGAGTCTGTTCAACTTATGAGCCGGATTAGGCCTATATGTAGACATGTTTTGTGTTTCAAATTTGTGTGTTTACATGTAAGAATGTTCTTTTTGAGATTGACTGCAGTTTTGAGAGGTTTTGTTTATTATGAGTATTCACGAATTGTTTGTGATCGAATTCGTAATATGTTAAAGGTTGATCGCGTGATTAATTTGtttgtaacatttttttatatgaaattcaaatctaacttttTCTGTGTATGATATACGTCGGGTGGTCATCGACCTCTTCGCGGTCGTCGCGGTCGTGTGCGGGAGAgatagcatagcggtggtggcGGAGGGTTGCGGCAACGGCAGTTCCACAATTAGTATGGGATATGGTTTCAGAAAGAAAGGCGTTAATTGTGCATTAATTGAGGGCTTATTTGTGCCTCTTAATTGAGAGCGTTTattgtgcctcataattgagtgcgtaaattgtgcctcataattgagggcgtaaatcgTGCCTCCTAAttaagggcgttaattgtgtcttaattgaggacgttaatattttattaattgtgccttaattaagagtttaattgtcacaattatgagttatcataattgtgtgAATATTTTGATCACCACATGCATATACATGTCAttttattagtaattaattattagatatattttttatttttataatatatatatatatatatatatatatatatatatatatatatatatatatatatatatatcgacttatattattcttgtttcctttgttttattttcaggattcttggaagaagacggatTTTtattttcggacattaaagttttattgtctaaatttccccggtcatcttgcatgtccgacggttagataataagctttcttgaataaaagaattatcacggtgaattgccgattcatatttgtgagatttattctcattttcaaaaaaaaatattttaaagataacaaattCAAGTTGGAAGATAAAtatgaattaatttttgaattaatataaaccttctttaatgattttaattttttactcaatttttaaaaattaattttaaatttttactattttttaatgattttttagaaattttaacagaaaaataaatattctgattaaaaatcagatccggatccggatattatccgaATTCAGATAATATTCGTCAGATCCGGATTCAGATATCATCCTTTAAAAAATTttggattcggatcggatacggatatggattttcggattcggatccggatacggatacaggcagatccgtatccgaattatccgtttgacacccaTACTTGACGGTTGCCTGGAACTGAGTCAAGATAATAGTCTGCATGTTTATCCAAGAAGTGATGGATGCTGGTTCCAACTTCCGGAACCATTGATAGGCACTATCCCTGAACGTGGCAGCGAGGAGTCTACACCTAACAAGATCCGGTATGTGGTAGACACCCATTTCAACGTTGAACCTTCCAAGAAACTCAACAGCATCTGAATTGCCATGAAACTTTAGATCATACGTGGTGTTTCTGTAATTGGCTGGCAGCGGGGCTTCTATCACTTCGGCAGAGAATGGTGATAGGGCTTGGCTTGAGAGAGATGTCTGACCTCCATCAAAATGTGCCAGAAGCTTCCTAAGGCTATTGACATCAATAGCTCCAATGCCTGGAATGGTCTGGACATTTGGCTGTGCTGGAGTCATTGATGGCAGCGTTCTGGTAGCCATGAGATCACTTGTTGTGGCAAGAGGATTAGATTGATTAGCGTGAGTCTAAGCGGATGGGAGCGCATTGGCCTGAGATGAGGCTTGAATATGAGGATCGGCAATGGTCTGATCAAGATTTGTCTAATCATATGTTATTACCTGTACTACCACTAGAATGCAATACAATACAACTATTATAACAATTTACAAGAGGAGATGAGAAAGGAACCTGTTGATGAGTCGTTCCCTTGCCCGGAGACGTCGCATGCTCGCGCGTTCCTCCATGACTCTGCCGTCCTTCAAGAACAATCGGGTCTCGCTCTGTTCTTCCACCCAAGCTACGGGTTTCTTGTTCTGTTGATCTATCATAGCTCCTTGAGTCTGGACCATGTGGAACTTCCTTCCTATGTCCATCTCGGCCCGTGCCTGTTGCTCTTGACCCAGTACTCGCGTACTCGGGTCTACTTTCAAGATCCTTGATTAGGGCTAGCAGATCTGCCCTACTAACTCTTCCTCTGTATCTTTCCGCCAGAGAATTGATATCTCGACTGGCCTCTTCCAGATGCGCAGCCGCTCGCCAATCTTGCGGGGGTCTTCCTCCATCTCTGACGCCCTCTCCTCCGACGGTAGTCTGGCCACCTGATGCAAATAAGTTCCGCGGAATAATCACATGCCTCCTATCATCGTGATGGCCTGACTGACTCTCCTCTTCAAAGGGTTGCTTCCCGGAGCGATGTGTTCCGGGCACAAGAGATTCAAGTTGAGCGACTCGCTCTCTGAGCGCTTGCTGTTCTCTCGCCTTGTTTCTCAGATAGTGCAAATCTTTAAGCAACTCCTCGTTACTTATGAAGACCGGCGGCGAGTTGGAGATGGGGCGTCGCATATCGACGGGTTCCCCATATGTTATGATGATCGCTCTGTCTTGGGGAGTGTTCTCGCCGGTGTGTTGTCGACGGGGGTGTTGTTGCCTCCTCCTGGTCTGGGATCGGGCGGTTGGTTCCCGCCGGGCGTTGTCTCGCCGTGGTTCGACATCTTTCTCCTTGATGGAAAATCTTGAACTAGCctctccttctagcgccaatttgttaacggagaaaactggtaggttaacaaagatgaggttcacggcgtggatcaagattcttgttggcgagaatgtaggaaatggttggttgtttgttatggatgcggctgcaattgtaagcaaagggttctagattgctaactggaatagctctcaagaatggtcgatgcctacaatctgcctacgtacccctatttataggggatcaagccggcacATAGTTCTTTTTCCTAAGAGACtcatgtgggctgggcctccccttctagaaccTTTCTcccgaaaggggcccaatacgatgaggcctagccttgGGTCTTGTAGACCCGCGAGCACCCaaggcttaccccaaatgcacgGACACTaccctactccccgacagggacaacccgccagactacagagatagagcctttcAGGGTGTGTCTTCTATTCCacctctacctcccaaggaggacaaccccttagactacaaggtagggccttCTACAATTCAACAGTTGGATATACTTATGcttaagggcgtccccctaaacaaAAGCATCTCCTTTTGTCCTTCTAAAATATTTCCAACTGAACTGTCTTTGGCAAGATGGCGCGcccaaagatagggcgcgccccaTCTTTTAATTGGGTTTCCTTGTAAT of the Daucus carota subsp. sativus chromosome 4, DH1 v3.0, whole genome shotgun sequence genome contains:
- the LOC108216938 gene encoding uncharacterized protein LOC108216938 — encoded protein: MALIVVILCFDFSDGPTVKYAPPVTTLANIKQKEGETLHAYFKRFNAESSNVRGATDETLKSFLVVGLRVGTDFWKHLQGNDPKSLADLYARAEAYKNVEQPPAESRKNERSPVKAWQKRRDRSPSPEQRGRRRSPNRVNTTYIRNYTPPRDHEERGDRWTSLAAPIDHIFEVNRDKGLFCRPAPLNSWQAKNKDKYCEYHESTEHDTHECRQLKEEIESLIKEGHLNEWIVREA